One genomic window of Desulfovibrio gilichinskyi includes the following:
- a CDS encoding response regulator yields MYFLDRMTIKSKLIAAFMAITVVLIFFGSFILIEMETLGDLTTTLYEHPLRVSNAAQSAHKRVLRIQSLMKDIIYSKNEIDLQEQMANIQQGEKEVLEQLNIVQKYILGEQGRALEDDVRRTFFKWKNLRIEIISLLREHKREEALQKFQLENADMVNVIELNMQGLTAYARNKADGFMSDANKARENITFNTIILLGLLVLFFYFVSSILIKNIIGRINDLQSTIYKITESGNLNEIEVIGDNELSKLAVSFNGLIRSLSSQLWLREGLNKLNDELTGASSPLLLAESVLKFLADHMQASTGAFFIYDEEKKNSSMLASYAMAESNKFSREFTDGDGIVGQVAKERSPKILTIVSRDEGLIQSGTVSRVPNTIFVSPLLFADNLLGVLEVTSFQEFGTVEQAFMKTACHNIATSLSNILQREEIDALYAEARIQNTELFNAGEKARKATEEIELRNTELRIRSEELKLQANLLSSQKKELEVKQVQVEAADRLKSEFLSNMSHELRTPLNSILALSQLMQIKGTGKDEKKEAEYLHVIERNGKHLLSLINDILDLSKIESGRMDLFLNNFSPAELLEDVSTTIRPMAERKSLSFIVKIDYYQSMFSDRDKIRQILLNLMSNAVKFSDKGTIEVLLTTEEEHLVLHVKDTGIGIAIENQEAIFDEFRQVDGSTSRKHEGTGLGLAICRKLANMLEGELKVASELGQGSTFTLRLPLRLADSGKTQSSSAEARNSESEHSLNTVLVVDDDPNSREIVMKHLVKAGYGVLEADNGKRALEIAANHSLVGIILDIFMPGMDGWETLNMLKKNPSTRDIPVIIVSISNDSTTGYVLGANAHLTKPVDKEQLLNEISKLKGQKPSQIQSILIVDDEENDRMLLSNTLREAGYDTIEADSGQSGLDKAVSLLPDVMTLDLLMPEMDGFQMLEKISKLPQLSYLPVIVITAKDLSISEHQKLLERSRAIVQKGDLDVKILLQKLENELDDLRRQKFEHSCEVKVLVIEDNDIATMQIARLLKELCFSMSHAACFQDAVLLAQQITPDLIILDLMISSFNVFKTFETIRSEPDTEHIPVIVLTGKDLSSEVQAVLKNRNVRQFNRKEPLDRELLKELILQSVNDGAKPAYVNLSGQKLMEIELPDNRFNKPFGKGKVIVVVEDNEDNVITLKAILEDFQGEIHVAYDGESGLKIIHEIRPDLVLMDIQLPGINGLEATSSIKKSQELAHIPVIAVTARAMKDDRKKIMEAGCDGLLTKPYDVENLRKILLKWLML; encoded by the coding sequence ATGTATTTTCTTGATAGAATGACGATTAAATCAAAACTGATCGCCGCGTTTATGGCTATCACTGTTGTTCTGATTTTTTTCGGTTCTTTTATCCTTATTGAGATGGAGACTCTGGGGGATCTCACAACAACACTATACGAACACCCACTCAGAGTATCTAATGCTGCTCAGTCCGCCCATAAGAGAGTTCTCCGCATACAGAGTTTGATGAAGGACATTATCTATTCAAAAAACGAGATTGATCTTCAGGAACAAATGGCTAACATCCAACAGGGTGAAAAGGAGGTTTTGGAGCAGCTTAACATTGTACAAAAATATATTCTTGGAGAGCAGGGAAGAGCATTGGAGGATGATGTTCGTCGAACTTTTTTCAAGTGGAAAAATCTCAGGATTGAAATAATATCTCTTCTTCGTGAGCATAAGCGTGAAGAAGCTCTGCAAAAATTTCAACTTGAGAATGCAGATATGGTCAATGTCATTGAACTCAATATGCAGGGCCTAACGGCTTATGCTCGGAACAAAGCTGATGGATTCATGAGTGATGCTAATAAAGCCCGGGAAAATATTACTTTCAACACCATCATTCTGCTCGGCCTTCTTGTGCTGTTTTTCTATTTTGTAAGTTCAATATTAATTAAAAATATTATAGGAAGGATAAATGACCTTCAGTCGACAATCTACAAAATAACGGAGTCGGGAAACCTTAATGAGATTGAGGTAATCGGAGATAATGAACTGTCTAAGCTGGCCGTTAGTTTTAACGGCCTGATTCGCTCGCTGTCCAGTCAGTTATGGCTTCGGGAAGGGCTTAACAAACTTAATGACGAACTTACCGGAGCCTCGTCACCTTTATTGCTTGCAGAATCTGTTTTAAAATTTCTTGCCGATCATATGCAGGCCAGTACAGGAGCTTTTTTCATATATGATGAGGAAAAAAAGAACAGCTCAATGCTGGCTTCCTATGCCATGGCAGAAAGTAATAAGTTTTCCAGAGAATTTACTGATGGTGACGGGATTGTCGGACAGGTCGCCAAAGAGAGAAGTCCGAAGATATTGACGATTGTGAGCAGAGATGAAGGGCTTATTCAGTCTGGAACCGTCTCTAGGGTGCCTAATACTATCTTTGTTTCACCATTACTTTTTGCCGATAACCTTCTGGGTGTTTTAGAGGTGACTTCCTTTCAGGAATTCGGAACTGTCGAACAGGCTTTTATGAAGACTGCTTGCCATAATATAGCCACTTCTTTGAGTAATATACTTCAGCGTGAAGAGATAGATGCTCTTTATGCTGAAGCCCGGATACAGAATACCGAGCTTTTCAATGCCGGAGAAAAGGCCCGTAAAGCCACTGAAGAGATTGAATTAAGAAACACAGAACTTCGCATTCGGTCGGAAGAACTTAAGTTGCAGGCCAATCTTCTAAGCTCCCAGAAAAAGGAGCTTGAAGTAAAACAGGTACAGGTGGAAGCGGCAGACCGTCTGAAATCGGAATTTCTTTCCAACATGAGCCATGAGCTGCGTACTCCGCTGAACAGTATTTTGGCTCTTTCACAGCTGATGCAGATTAAAGGAACCGGTAAGGATGAAAAAAAAGAGGCCGAATATCTTCATGTTATTGAGAGGAATGGAAAACATCTGCTCTCGTTGATCAACGATATTCTGGACCTTTCAAAAATTGAATCCGGGCGCATGGATTTATTTCTTAATAACTTTTCCCCGGCTGAACTGCTGGAAGATGTCTCCACAACGATACGCCCGATGGCAGAGCGTAAATCTTTGTCTTTCATTGTTAAAATTGATTACTACCAAAGTATGTTCTCCGACAGGGACAAGATTCGGCAGATATTGCTGAATCTTATGTCGAACGCTGTTAAATTTTCAGATAAGGGAACGATTGAAGTCCTGCTGACTACTGAGGAAGAGCATCTGGTTCTCCATGTGAAAGACACTGGAATCGGCATAGCCATTGAAAATCAGGAAGCTATTTTTGATGAGTTTAGGCAGGTGGACGGATCTACATCTCGTAAGCATGAAGGGACTGGTTTAGGTCTTGCGATATGCAGAAAATTGGCAAACATGCTTGAAGGCGAGTTGAAAGTCGCTTCGGAGCTTGGCCAAGGCAGCACCTTCACCCTGCGTCTTCCGCTTCGTTTAGCCGATAGTGGGAAAACACAAAGTAGTTCCGCAGAGGCCCGCAACAGTGAATCCGAACATTCCCTTAATACTGTTTTGGTGGTTGATGACGATCCTAATTCGCGCGAAATTGTCATGAAGCATCTTGTAAAAGCCGGGTATGGGGTACTTGAAGCTGATAATGGCAAACGTGCTCTTGAGATTGCCGCTAATCACTCTCTGGTGGGCATTATACTGGATATTTTTATGCCCGGAATGGACGGCTGGGAAACGTTGAACATGCTCAAGAAAAATCCGTCTACAAGAGATATTCCAGTAATTATAGTATCAATAAGTAATGATTCGACCACCGGATATGTCCTTGGAGCAAACGCTCATCTGACTAAGCCGGTCGATAAAGAACAGCTTTTGAACGAGATCAGCAAACTTAAAGGACAGAAGCCATCACAAATACAAAGTATTCTTATTGTTGATGACGAAGAGAATGATCGGATGCTTTTATCGAATACTTTGCGGGAAGCCGGGTATGACACCATAGAGGCAGACAGCGGGCAGTCCGGTCTGGATAAAGCTGTAAGCTTGCTTCCGGATGTTATGACTCTGGATTTGCTGATGCCGGAAATGGATGGTTTTCAGATGCTGGAGAAAATCAGCAAGCTTCCACAGTTAAGTTATCTGCCTGTAATAGTAATAACAGCCAAAGATCTTAGCATCAGTGAGCACCAAAAGCTTCTGGAACGGTCCAGGGCTATTGTCCAGAAAGGTGACCTCGATGTTAAAATACTGCTTCAAAAATTAGAGAATGAACTTGATGATCTCCGCCGGCAGAAATTTGAACACAGTTGCGAGGTGAAAGTTCTTGTTATTGAAGATAATGATATCGCAACCATGCAGATAGCTCGTCTTTTAAAGGAACTATGCTTCAGTATGAGCCATGCAGCATGCTTCCAAGACGCAGTGCTACTGGCGCAGCAGATTACCCCTGATCTTATAATACTGGATCTCATGATCTCAAGTTTCAATGTTTTCAAAACATTTGAAACTATCCGCTCCGAGCCTGATACAGAACATATTCCGGTCATAGTTCTTACAGGTAAAGATTTAAGCAGCGAAGTTCAAGCTGTCCTTAAGAACCGGAATGTCAGGCAGTTCAATCGTAAGGAACCTTTAGACAGGGAGCTACTTAAAGAGCTCATCCTTCAATCTGTGAATGATGGCGCGAAGCCCGCTTACGTGAATTTGAGCGGGCAGAAACTGATGGAGATAGAATTGCCTGATAACCGTTTCAATAAACCGTTCGGGAAGGGGAAGGTTATTGTTGTTGTAGAGGACAACGAGGATAATGTTATTACCCTCAAGGCCATTCTGGAAGATTTTCAAGGTGAAATTCATGTTGCTTATGACGGTGAAAGCGGATTGAAGATAATTCATGAGATCAGGCCTGATCTTGTGCTGATGGATATTCAGTTACCTGGCATAAACGGACTGGAGGCCACTTCCTCCATTAAAAAATCTCAGGAATTGGCGCATATACCTGTAATTGCTGTTACTGCCAGAGCTATGAAAGACGATAGAAAAAAGATTATGGAAGCAGGATGTGACGGGCTGTTAACTAAACCATATGATGTTGAAAATTTGCGTAAAATTCTTTTAAAATGGTTAATGTTATAG
- a CDS encoding response regulator, with product MLKSILVIDDQQENLFILEEMLNEFLPSIKVITALGAQEGMQKLGQDVGVVISDVQMPSKNGIELCKSIKDNPEYKDISILLITAHQSTPSMRVQAMKAGALDFISRPIDTNELVAKVNVALKVHYKEHGLRHERDELSTKVEVTGQKLKAADRQYKTLFDNANDAIFILDTDGDILEANPEAHAILGYNHNVLVGRSVKEILNKHDAGLLLSSIALTGEVNISSEFVVFDRTRIPIEIRSRLVELSENKVILAIARDVTRQKMAEQVIKESEKHFRLLYTDAPVAYQSLNGFGEFLDVNLRFTETLGYTAKDVVGKPFVSILHPDCRGDFANQFSKISSISELKGLELRILKKNSEEVLVAFNARVASSGVGTFQQVHCVFHDITKERNTEKAIIKAKEAAEKASRSKSEFLANMSHEIRTPLNGIMGMMQLLQSSDLKNEQIRYVTMAIQSSRRLTSLLSDILDLSRVEAGKMNISYEKFELTDILHQLSEMYCAVASQSGVELILSIDPNVPHYVIGDSVRLQQVLTNLLGNSLKFTTEGKITVEAYKLPISKENMVKILFSVSDTGVGIPEGKIQDLFVPFSQASEGYTRKYQGAGLGLSICKRLVNMMGGGMSLESEEGNGTTVHFTALFGGVDQDYIPSPAEVQTEIIRQDPMRILLVEDEFISRLSAQKQIENLDCHVVAVENGLQALESLQSGSFDVVFMDIQMPTMDGIEATKAIRQGLAGVKNRDVYIIAMTAYAMEGDKNIFLGSSMDDYLAKPVEIVDLEATLNRARNKLAQGI from the coding sequence ATGCTTAAATCAATTCTTGTCATTGACGACCAGCAGGAAAATTTATTTATCTTGGAAGAAATGCTCAATGAGTTTCTCCCTTCTATAAAAGTTATTACTGCACTTGGAGCCCAAGAAGGAATGCAAAAACTTGGTCAGGATGTAGGGGTTGTTATCTCTGATGTTCAGATGCCAAGTAAAAATGGAATTGAGTTATGTAAAAGTATTAAAGATAATCCGGAATATAAGGACATTTCCATTCTGCTAATCACTGCCCACCAGTCCACTCCTTCAATGCGTGTACAGGCCATGAAGGCCGGCGCACTGGATTTTATATCCCGTCCTATCGACACCAATGAACTTGTCGCCAAAGTCAATGTGGCGTTGAAGGTTCATTACAAGGAACATGGCTTACGCCATGAACGCGACGAATTGTCTACCAAGGTAGAAGTTACAGGTCAAAAACTCAAGGCTGCGGACCGTCAGTATAAGACTCTTTTTGACAATGCTAATGATGCAATTTTTATACTTGATACGGATGGGGATATTCTTGAGGCCAATCCAGAAGCCCATGCTATTCTTGGGTATAATCATAATGTACTTGTAGGTAGATCCGTAAAAGAAATCTTGAACAAACATGACGCAGGACTGCTTCTAAGTAGCATCGCCCTTACCGGTGAAGTGAATATTTCATCCGAATTTGTTGTTTTTGACAGGACTCGTATTCCAATTGAAATTCGCAGTCGCTTGGTGGAACTAAGTGAAAATAAAGTCATTTTGGCTATTGCCCGGGATGTAACAAGACAAAAGATGGCTGAGCAGGTCATTAAAGAAAGCGAAAAGCATTTTCGCCTTCTCTACACCGATGCCCCTGTAGCATATCAATCTTTGAACGGCTTCGGTGAATTTCTTGATGTAAACTTACGCTTTACAGAAACTCTCGGCTATACGGCTAAGGATGTTGTCGGCAAACCATTTGTGAGTATTTTACACCCTGACTGTAGGGGGGATTTTGCAAATCAGTTTTCCAAGATCAGCTCCATAAGTGAACTTAAAGGTCTTGAACTGCGAATTCTTAAAAAGAACTCGGAAGAGGTCTTGGTAGCCTTCAACGCACGTGTGGCCTCTTCGGGAGTCGGAACTTTCCAGCAGGTTCATTGTGTTTTTCACGATATAACCAAAGAGCGTAATACTGAAAAGGCTATAATCAAAGCCAAGGAAGCCGCAGAAAAGGCAAGTCGCAGTAAATCTGAATTTCTGGCCAACATGAGCCATGAAATCAGAACTCCCCTGAACGGTATTATGGGTATGATGCAATTGCTGCAAAGCAGTGATCTTAAAAATGAGCAAATCCGTTACGTAACTATGGCCATTCAATCTTCCAGACGACTCACAAGTCTTCTCTCCGATATTTTAGACCTTTCGCGAGTGGAAGCAGGTAAAATGAATATCAGCTATGAGAAGTTTGAACTGACGGATATTTTACATCAACTCTCGGAGATGTATTGTGCGGTGGCCAGTCAGAGCGGAGTAGAGCTGATTTTGAGTATAGATCCGAATGTCCCGCACTACGTAATTGGTGACAGTGTCCGCCTGCAACAGGTTCTTACTAATCTGCTTGGGAATTCATTGAAGTTTACTACTGAGGGAAAGATAACTGTAGAAGCATACAAACTGCCTATTTCGAAGGAAAATATGGTAAAGATTCTGTTTTCTGTGAGCGATACGGGAGTAGGTATACCGGAAGGTAAAATTCAGGATCTTTTTGTGCCTTTTTCTCAGGCCAGCGAAGGCTATACTCGCAAATATCAGGGTGCAGGGCTCGGCCTTTCAATTTGTAAAAGGCTTGTCAATATGATGGGAGGGGGGATGTCCTTGGAAAGTGAGGAGGGTAATGGAACAACTGTTCACTTCACTGCTCTTTTCGGGGGTGTCGATCAGGATTACATTCCATCACCGGCAGAAGTGCAGACAGAAATTATTCGCCAAGATCCTATGCGTATCCTTTTGGTAGAAGATGAGTTTATCAGTCGTCTTTCCGCGCAAAAGCAAATTGAGAATCTTGACTGCCATGTCGTTGCTGTTGAAAATGGTTTACAGGCTCTTGAAAGCTTACAATCAGGTAGTTTTGACGTGGTGTTCATGGATATACAAATGCCGACGATGGACGGCATAGAAGCGACAAAAGCTATTCGTCAGGGGCTGGCCGGAGTAAAAAACAGGGATGTATATATTATTGCCATGACAGCCTATGCAATGGAAGGAGACAAGAATATTTTTCTAGGGTCCAGCATGGATGACTATTTGGCTAAACCTGTTGAAATAGTTGATTTAGAGGCTACTCTAAACAGGGCCAGAAATAAGCTCGCGCAGGGTATTTAA
- a CDS encoding Nramp family divalent metal transporter: protein MDIDNTDIAHSHTGKSLEEVNSSVETNHPSWLKRVFAFAGPAYLVSVGYMDPGNWATDLEGGSRFGYALIWVILMSNLMAILLQTLSARLGIVTGKDLAQACRSEYSKLTVKALWLLCEIAIAACDLAEILGTIIGLNLLFGLPLLWGALVTLFDTFLLLAIQRLGMRKMEAFILSLIMVIAGGFIVNLFLAKPDWGAALTGLTPTLPVGSVYIILGIIGATVMPHNLYLHSALVQTRHVARDVDSKARACRYNLFDSAIALNAAFFVNAAILILAAAVFYRNGIVVTEIQQAHQMLDQLLGSKVAPVAFGLALLAAGQSSTLTGTLAGQIVMEGFVHIRLRPYLRRLLTRSVALLPAVAVIWISGDKGTYQLLILSQVVLSLQLPFAIIPLVHFTSDKLKMGSFANAWWIKILAWGTSAIIIVLNGKLVFDQLTEWVSGDLPKLFSVSACGLAILLTIFLVYITVLPWIRGERPWRTGKPVGGAAVVEKIETRHVRHIAAALGHDDSDPVIVSHAMTLAKSEKALLTLIHVVDSAPARIYTHEAYDEHSREDEQYMNEIAEELRAAGMAVEIALTYGEPAKALSTFVKSHGVDMLIMGAHGHRLLGDLLWGETVDPVRHLVKIPILVVR from the coding sequence CCACCGATCTTGAAGGCGGCTCCCGCTTCGGGTACGCGCTCATCTGGGTAATCCTCATGTCGAATTTGATGGCAATACTACTCCAGACTTTATCCGCACGCCTCGGCATAGTCACAGGCAAGGATCTAGCTCAAGCCTGCCGCTCAGAATACTCTAAGTTAACAGTTAAAGCTCTCTGGCTCCTTTGCGAAATAGCTATTGCGGCCTGCGACCTTGCGGAAATTCTGGGAACCATCATCGGCCTCAACTTACTTTTCGGCCTCCCTTTGTTATGGGGCGCGCTGGTAACTCTGTTCGATACCTTCTTACTTCTGGCGATCCAGAGGCTGGGCATGCGCAAGATGGAAGCGTTCATCCTGTCGCTCATCATGGTTATTGCAGGTGGGTTCATCGTCAATTTATTTCTAGCCAAACCGGACTGGGGGGCCGCCCTCACAGGGCTGACACCGACTTTGCCCGTCGGATCAGTATACATTATTCTAGGCATCATCGGCGCCACAGTAATGCCGCACAACTTATACCTTCACTCGGCGCTGGTACAGACACGCCACGTAGCGCGTGACGTTGACTCCAAAGCCAGAGCCTGCCGCTATAATCTGTTCGACTCGGCAATTGCCCTCAACGCGGCATTCTTCGTCAATGCGGCCATTCTTATACTAGCTGCGGCCGTGTTCTATCGTAACGGGATCGTGGTCACAGAAATCCAGCAAGCCCACCAAATGCTCGACCAATTACTCGGCAGCAAAGTCGCCCCTGTCGCTTTCGGGCTGGCTCTGCTTGCAGCCGGACAAAGCTCGACCCTGACGGGCACTCTGGCAGGACAGATAGTCATGGAAGGTTTCGTCCATATCAGGCTGCGCCCGTACCTGCGTCGATTGCTTACCCGCTCTGTTGCACTGTTGCCCGCAGTGGCGGTTATCTGGATTTCGGGAGATAAGGGAACCTATCAGCTACTTATCCTCAGTCAGGTGGTGCTCAGTCTGCAATTGCCATTCGCCATAATACCGCTGGTTCATTTTACTAGTGATAAACTAAAAATGGGCTCCTTCGCCAATGCATGGTGGATCAAGATTCTGGCATGGGGAACATCAGCCATCATCATCGTACTTAATGGTAAACTGGTCTTCGATCAGCTCACAGAATGGGTTTCGGGCGATCTACCTAAACTTTTCTCTGTTTCAGCCTGCGGACTTGCAATACTGCTCACTATTTTTCTCGTTTATATTACAGTTCTACCGTGGATTCGCGGGGAAAGACCATGGCGTACCGGGAAACCGGTCGGAGGTGCCGCAGTTGTAGAAAAAATTGAGACACGCCACGTGCGCCATATCGCAGCAGCTCTGGGACACGACGACAGCGACCCGGTTATTGTCAGCCATGCCATGACCCTGGCCAAGTCCGAAAAAGCTCTGCTCACACTTATCCACGTAGTAGATTCAGCTCCGGCCAGAATATACACTCACGAGGCCTATGACGAACATTCACGCGAAGATGAGCAGTACATGAACGAAATTGCAGAGGAACTGCGCGCCGCAGGTATGGCCGTGGAAATAGCCCTGACTTACGGGGAACCGGCCAAAGCACTAAGCACATTTGTAAAGTCTCACGGGGTGGATATGCTGATCATGGGAGCACATGGACACCGGCTGCTTGGCGATCTTCTCTGGGGCGAAACCGTTGATCCGGTGCGCCATTTGGTAAAGATACCGATTCTCGTAGTGCGATAA